The Sphingopyxis sp. BE259 nucleotide sequence CTCTATGTCACTCACGATCAGGTCGAGGCGATGACGCTCGCCGACCGGATCATCGTGCTGCGCGACGGCGTCATCGAACAGATCGGCAGCCCGCGGCAGCTTTACGAGCAGCCCGCCAATATTTTCGTCGCCCAATTTCTCGGCACGCCGCGCATGAACATTCTCGCGGCAACCGTCGCCGAAGGCGGACAGGCGCGGCTGGCCGACGGGCGCAGCATCGCCCTGCCCGCGCTCGTCGCGCCGCTCGTGGCGGGCACGCCGCTGTCGGTCGGCATCCGGCCCGAGGACATCACGATCGGCGCGGCACCGGGCGCGTTGCCCTTCTCGATCGGCTTTGTCGAACGGCTCGGCGGGTTGGCGACGGTACATTTGCAGCCCGCGGACGGTAGCGAACCGATCGCCTGTCAGTTGCGTGACGACGGCAGCCTTCGCGAAGGCGACACGGTCGCGGCGCTGCTGCCGCCCGACCGCTTGCACCTGTTCGATGCCGCCGGGCTGGCGCTGCCCAGCGAGACACGCAAATGACCTTGCACTTTGCCGTTGTAACCGGTTACCGTGTGAACGTTTCCGCGCCCTGCCGTCATGATGATTGCGAAGTCGTTCCGGCGGTGAGGTACTATCCGGCCATGAGGGGGCGAGCAGCATGACCACGTTGAGAGACGTCGCCCGCGAAGCGGGAGTTTCGGTCGCCACGGCATCGCGCGCGATCAATGGCCACAGCAATGTCACCGCCCCGACCAAGGCCGCGGTGCTGGCCGCGGTCAAGAAGCTGAATTTTGTCCCCCATAGCGGCGCGCGCAGCCTGACGCGGCGCAAGACCGATACCGTGGGCGTCATCCTGCCCGACCTGTTCGGCGAGTTCTTTTCCGAAATCATCCGCGGCATCGATCTGGTCGCGCATGAATCGGGGATGCACCTGCTCCTCGGCAACATGCATGGCAGCACCCATGAAACCGCCGCCGCGATCGCCGCGATGCGCGGGCGCGTCGACGGGTTGCTGGTGATGCCGCCCGACGTGAAGCCGGAGTTGCTCGCGGGCTATCTTGACCCGGCGCTGCCCACCGTCCTGCTCAACTATGATGCCGGGTCGCTCGACCTGCCCTTCGTCGCGGTTGATAATTATCATGGCGCTTATGCCATGACCGAAGCCTTGCTGGAACGCGGGGCGCGGCAAGTCGTTCACATCGCCGGGCCAAAGCACAACCGCGATGCACGCGACCGTCAGCGCGGCTTTGCCGACGCGATGGCCAAAATCGCCAAGGTGCAGAGCCCCGCGATCCTGCCCGGTGATTTTTCCGAAGAAAGCGGTGCGCAAGCGGCGCGGCTGCTGGTGCAGGGGCGGCTCCCCGCCGATGCGGTCTTTGCCGCTAACGACCAGATGGCGGTCGGGCTGATCGCCGAACTCGCCGGATCGGGCCTGTCGGTGCCCGGCGACATCATGGTCGCGGGGTTCGACGACATCCCCCTCGCCCGCCACCTCAACCCGTCGCTGTCCACGATGCAGGTCAATATCGACCGGCTGGGATCGACCGCGATGATGATGCTGCTGCGGATCCTGCGCGGCGAGACGCTGGGCGCGACAAGCGCGACGATCCTGACCCCGACGCTGATCGCTCGCGGGACGACGGGCGGTGCGTCGGGCCTTGCTGCCGCGGCGAACGCACCGGTGACCGGCGCGCGCCCATGACCGACGGCGGCGCCCGATGCCGATGACGCGGCGCCAGATGTCGGGTGCACTGGCCGCGTTGCCCCTGCTGCCGATGCTGGGCGCCTGCGGCCCGCGCGGCGGCGACGGGGTGACGATCTGGGCGATGGGCAACGAAGCGGCGAGCCTGCCCGCGTTGCTGGCCAGCTTGGACCGTCCGGCAGGCGCGCCCAAGGTGACCGTCCAGCCCTTACCATGGACCGCGGCGCACGAAAAATTGCTCACCGGGTTCGCTGGGAATTCGCTGCCCGCGATCGGCCAGGTCGGCAACAGCTGGATCGCCGAAATGGCCGCGATCGGCGCCATCGCGCCAGTCCCCGTTGCGGCCCAGAGTTTGCTCGACGACCAGTATTCCGCCGTCGTCGATACCAACCGCATCGCGGGCAAAACCTGGGCCGTCCCCTGGTATGTCGACACCCGGCTGCAATTTTACCGCAAGGACATGTTCGCGCGCGCCGGTTACGCCGCGCCGCCGCTCGACTGGGCGGGATGGAAAGCCGCGCTGCACAAGGTCAAGCAGGTCGCGGGCGACGGCAATTATGCCGTATTGCTGCCGGTCAACGAGTTCGAGCAGTTGCTGACCATCGCGCTGTCGGCGGGCGCCCGGTTGCTGCGCGACCAGGGCGGGCGCGGCGCCTTTGCCGACCCCGAATTCAGGGCGGCGCTGGCTTTCTATAAATCGCTGTTCGACGAAAAGCTGGCGCCGATCGCGTCGGCGACGCAGATTTCGAACATCTGGAACGAGTTCGCGCGCGGATTTTTCAGCATCTTCCTGTCGGGGCCGTGGACGATCGGCGACATGAAGAGTCGCCTGCCCGCCGCGATGCAGGCGCATTGGGGCACCGCTCCCAATCCCGGCCCGAACGGTATCGGATCGGCGGCGCCGGGCGGGTCGAGCCTGGTCGTGTTCGCCGGCACGGCAAATGCCGACGCGGCGTGGGACATTGTGGCGCGCCTGCTCGCGCCATCGGCACAGCTCAAATTTCACCAGCTGACCGGCGACCTGCCCGCACGGCGATCGGTGTGGCGCGGCGCCGGGCTGAGCAGCGACCCGGTGGTCGCCCCCTTCGCCACCCAGCTTGAGCGCGCCACCGCGCTGCCCAAGGTGCCCGAATGGGAACGCATCGTCACCGAAATGCAGGTCGTCGCCGAACGCATGGTGCGCGGCCAGTACAGCGTCGACGAAGCCGCAGCCGAGATCGACCGCCGCGCCGACCGCCTGCTCGAAAAGCGGCGCTGGATGCTCGACAAGGGGCTGGCCCTGTGAGCGCGCAGCGGCGAACTCGAAAAAATGTGAGCGCGCGGCGTGTCAGCGAGGCCCGTGCAGGCTGGGCGATGTCGTCCCCGGCGCTCGCCGCGATCACGCTGTTCTTTGTCGTCCCGGCGATCGCGTCCTTGTTTCTCAGCTTCACCGATTTCGACATCTATGCGCTCGCCAACCTCGACAATCTGCGTTTCGTCGGGTTCCAAAACTACGCCCGATTGATCGAAAATCCGCTGTTCTGGAAAGCGATGACGAACACCTTGCTGTTCGTGGCGCTGGGGGTGCCATTTATCGTTGCGCTGTCGCTGTTCGCGGCGATGCTGGTCAATTCGCGGTGGCTGGCGTGGCGCCCGGTGTGGCGCGTCGCGCTGTTCGCGCCTTATGTGACGACGCTGGTCGCGACCGCGGTCGTGTGGCGCTATCTGCTCCACACCCGCTACGGCCTGATCAATTATCTGCTTTCGCTGGTCGGCGTCGCGCCGATCGACTGGCTGGGCAGCCCCGATGCCTCGTTGCCCGCGATCCTGATCTTTGTCGGGTGGAAAACCTTCGGCTACAACATGATCATCTTCCTCGCCGCGCTCCAGACTGTCCCGCGCGAACTCGACGAGGCGGCGCGGATCGACGGCGCTGGCTGGTGGACGCGGCTGCGTCACGTCACCCTGCCCGCGATCGCGCCGACCGTTTTGCTGGTGTCGGTGCTGACCGTCGCGGGGATGTTCCAGCTGTTCGCCGAACCCTATGTGATGACCCAGGGCGGCCCCGCCCAGTCGACCGTCACCGTCCTCTTTTTCATGTATGAAGAGGGCTTCAAATGGTGGAACCTGGGGTCGGGCGCGGCGGTCGCCTTCCTGCTGTTCCTGTGCATCCTGGCGGTGACGCTGGTGCAATTGCGGCTGGCCAAGCGCGGGGGGGCGATATGAGCGCCCGCCGCTGGACGGTCACCCTGCTCGCAGCGTTCGTCGCGCTGCTCACCGTCGCACCCTTACTGTGGATGCTCTCGGTCAGTTTCATGGCGCCGGGCGAGGCCGCGCAATTTCCGCCGCCGTTATTGCCTGCCGATCCGACGATGGAAAATTATCGCACCCTGTTCGGCAGCTTCGGCATCGGACGCTTCCTGCTCAACAGCATATTGGTTTCGACCCTCGCCACGCTGCTGGCGCTGATCTTCACGATTCCGGCGGGCTATGCCTTTGCCAAACTGCGCTTCACGGGCCGCGATGCAACCTTTCGGCTGCTCGTCGCCGCGCTGGTCGTGCCGGGACAGATCGGGATGCTACCGCTGTTCCTTGAACTGAAAGCGATGGGCCTCGTCAACAGCTATGCGGGCGCGCTCGTGCCTTGGCTCGCGGGCATCTTTGGCATTTTCCTGGTTCGCCAATATTGCCTGTCGATCCCCGACGAGATGCTGGAGGCGGCGCGAATCGACGGCGCCAGCGAAGGCCAGATACTGCGCCGCATCGTGCTGCCGATCCTGACCCCAATCATCGTCACGTTGGCGCTGTTCGTGTTCCTCGGCAGCTGGAACGATTTCATGTGGCCGCTGATCATTCTGGCCGATCAGAATCTCTACACGCTGCCCGTGGCGCTCGCCGCTATGAGCCGCGAGCATGTCCAGGACAATGAATTGATGATGGCGGGCGCAGTCGTGACCACGCTTCCCGTCCTCATCCTCTTTCTCGCGCTCCAACGCTTCTATCTGAGCGGCCTGCTCACCGGGAGCGTCAAGGGATGACCCTATCAACCAAGGACAATCGCATGACATACTGGACCGCGGCGTTGCTGGGCCTTGCCCTCGCCGTCTCTCCCGCCATGGCAAAGACAAAGGGGCCGCCGATGATCGAGGGCCAGACGGCGCAGCAGGCAATCGAGCCCGGCAGCTATCCCTACCAATTGTTCGTGCCGAAGGGTTATCTGACCGACACCGGTAAACAATATCCGTTGCTGATCTTCCTGCACGGGTCGGGCGAACGCGGCGACGATGTCGCCAAGGTGAAGGTCCACGGCCCGCCCAAGATCGCCGATCGCGATCCGGATTTTCCGTTCCTCACCGTCTCGCCGCTGCTCGGCGCCGATCAGGATTGGGAAATCGACCGTCTCGACCGGCTGGTCGACCATA carries:
- a CDS encoding LacI family DNA-binding transcriptional regulator, whose product is MTTLRDVAREAGVSVATASRAINGHSNVTAPTKAAVLAAVKKLNFVPHSGARSLTRRKTDTVGVILPDLFGEFFSEIIRGIDLVAHESGMHLLLGNMHGSTHETAAAIAAMRGRVDGLLVMPPDVKPELLAGYLDPALPTVLLNYDAGSLDLPFVAVDNYHGAYAMTEALLERGARQVVHIAGPKHNRDARDRQRGFADAMAKIAKVQSPAILPGDFSEESGAQAARLLVQGRLPADAVFAANDQMAVGLIAELAGSGLSVPGDIMVAGFDDIPLARHLNPSLSTMQVNIDRLGSTAMMMLLRILRGETLGATSATILTPTLIARGTTGGASGLAAAANAPVTGARP
- a CDS encoding extracellular solute-binding protein, translated to MPMTRRQMSGALAALPLLPMLGACGPRGGDGVTIWAMGNEAASLPALLASLDRPAGAPKVTVQPLPWTAAHEKLLTGFAGNSLPAIGQVGNSWIAEMAAIGAIAPVPVAAQSLLDDQYSAVVDTNRIAGKTWAVPWYVDTRLQFYRKDMFARAGYAAPPLDWAGWKAALHKVKQVAGDGNYAVLLPVNEFEQLLTIALSAGARLLRDQGGRGAFADPEFRAALAFYKSLFDEKLAPIASATQISNIWNEFARGFFSIFLSGPWTIGDMKSRLPAAMQAHWGTAPNPGPNGIGSAAPGGSSLVVFAGTANADAAWDIVARLLAPSAQLKFHQLTGDLPARRSVWRGAGLSSDPVVAPFATQLERATALPKVPEWERIVTEMQVVAERMVRGQYSVDEAAAEIDRRADRLLEKRRWMLDKGLAL
- a CDS encoding sugar ABC transporter permease; the protein is MSARRVSEARAGWAMSSPALAAITLFFVVPAIASLFLSFTDFDIYALANLDNLRFVGFQNYARLIENPLFWKAMTNTLLFVALGVPFIVALSLFAAMLVNSRWLAWRPVWRVALFAPYVTTLVATAVVWRYLLHTRYGLINYLLSLVGVAPIDWLGSPDASLPAILIFVGWKTFGYNMIIFLAALQTVPRELDEAARIDGAGWWTRLRHVTLPAIAPTVLLVSVLTVAGMFQLFAEPYVMTQGGPAQSTVTVLFFMYEEGFKWWNLGSGAAVAFLLFLCILAVTLVQLRLAKRGGAI
- a CDS encoding carbohydrate ABC transporter permease; protein product: MSARRWTVTLLAAFVALLTVAPLLWMLSVSFMAPGEAAQFPPPLLPADPTMENYRTLFGSFGIGRFLLNSILVSTLATLLALIFTIPAGYAFAKLRFTGRDATFRLLVAALVVPGQIGMLPLFLELKAMGLVNSYAGALVPWLAGIFGIFLVRQYCLSIPDEMLEAARIDGASEGQILRRIVLPILTPIIVTLALFVFLGSWNDFMWPLIILADQNLYTLPVALAAMSREHVQDNELMMAGAVVTTLPVLILFLALQRFYLSGLLTGSVKG